One Aegilops tauschii subsp. strangulata cultivar AL8/78 chromosome 7, Aet v6.0, whole genome shotgun sequence genomic window carries:
- the LOC109746808 gene encoding uncharacterized protein yields the protein MATGGVVVLNLRVPSASVAPARPVGGGLEDDHYRTLRLAPGATRGEVKRAFHRLALQYHPDVVRRGGSDVWQENSIDFERINAAYQRVMSNMREAEARLEYWRLRYGLADEDLDRYRRYLNDDDDEDDWFRDL from the coding sequence ATGGCCACCGGAGGAGTAGTAGTGCTCAACCTGCGCGTCCCGTCGGCTTCAGTGGCGCCGGCGAGGCCGGTGGGCGGGGGGCTGGAGGATGACCACTACCGGACGCTGAGGCTGGCGCCGGGGGCCACCAGGGGCGAGGTCAAGAGGGCCTTCCACCGCCTCGCGCTGCAGTACCACCCGGACGTCGTGCGGCGAGGCGGCAGCGACGTCTGGCAAGAAAATAGCATCGACTTCGAGCGGATCAACGCGGCATACCAGAGGGTGATGAGCAACATGCGCGAGGCGGAGGCGAGGCTCGAGTACTGGCGGCTCCGCTACGGTCTCGCCGACGAGGACCTCGACCGGTACCGCCGCTACctcaacgacgacgacgacgaggacgactGGTTCAGAGACCTCTGA